The DNA region ACATTGTTCTGGGCGGCGGACTTACCCCCGGTCGGCTGTATCTGCTGGAAGGTGCCCCCGGCTCGGGGAAAACCACGATCAGCCTGCAATATTTGTTTGAAGGTGTTCGCCAGGGCGAGAAGTGCCTCTACATCACGCTTTCGGAAACCTCGGAAGAGCTCCAGGCAGTTGCCGTTTCTCACGGCTGGTCGTTGGACGACATCGACATGTTCGAGCTATCCTCGGCGGCGGACGTCTTGGGCGATGGTCGTGAGCAAACCCTCATCCATCCTTGGGAGGTGGAGCTCACCGCCACCGTCGATCTGATCATCAGCAGGGTGGAGGAAATCGGGCCGACGCGCCTGGTCTTCGACAGTCTGTCGGAGCTCCGGCTACTGGCGCAGGATTCATTGCGGTATCGGCGGCAGGTCCTTTCGCTCAAGCAATATTTCGCCGGCAAGAACATAACGGTCGTGCTGGTGGACGATCTTACCGGAGAGAGCGGCGCGCACGATGCTCACCTGCATTCTCTTGCGCATGGCGTTGTCACGCTCGAACGCAATACGCTGGAGTTTGGTGCGGCTCGCCGTCGCCTCCAGGTGCAGAAGATGCGGGGCATCAATTTCATAGGCGGCTTTCACGATGTAACGATCGAGCGGGGAGGATTGCACGTCTTCCCACGCCTGATCGCCTCGCAGCACCATACCCCTTTCGATAGCGAGCCAGTGAAGAGCGGGGTGGCCGAACTGGACGCTCTGATGGGCGGTGGCCCGCTGCGCGGTACCTGCGCCCTGCTCACAGGACCCGCCGGTGCCGGGAAGTCGACG from Devosia sp. RR2S18 includes:
- a CDS encoding ATPase domain-containing protein, producing the protein MSDPRISTGTPGLDIVLGGGLTPGRLYLLEGAPGSGKTTISLQYLFEGVRQGEKCLYITLSETSEELQAVAVSHGWSLDDIDMFELSSAADVLGDGREQTLIHPWEVELTATVDLIISRVEEIGPTRLVFDSLSELRLLAQDSLRYRRQVLSLKQYFAGKNITVVLVDDLTGESGAHDAHLHSLAHGVVTLERNTLEFGAARRRLQVQKMRGINFIGGFHDVTIERGGLHVFPRLIASQHHTPFDSEPVKSGVAELDALMGGGPLRGTCALLTGPAGAGKSTVAIRYIMEACGRGEAVTMYQFDERIGTLLARCRSMGLDPTPHIESGLLKVQQVDPAEITPGEFAWRVREEVETRAVKIIIIDSMNGYLVSMPEEKQLLLQLHELLAYLSQQGVLTLLVNAQMGLVGTMGTSQLNISYISDVVVLFRFFEAEGRLRKAISVIKNRSGSHEDSIRELAIDAEGIRIGARLTEFRGVLTGTPEFVGEQSRLMENRVDAAAE